A genomic window from Lotus japonicus ecotype B-129 chromosome 1, LjGifu_v1.2 includes:
- the LOC130727962 gene encoding uncharacterized protein LOC130727962 — MAGGGNFINRVVSYVVNELVVDRLANSPSFQRFAVRTSKRIEDISSKAAQKKKELAEQIEDITKHIETKNH, encoded by the exons ATGGCTGGTGGTGGGAATTTCATCAACAGGGTTGTCTCTTATGTTGTTAATGAATTGGTTGTCGATCGTCTTGCCAACAG CCCTTCATTTCAGAGGTTTGCAGTGAGGACATCAAAGAGAATTGAAGATATATCAAGCAAAG CTGCTCAAAAGAAGAAGGAGCTAGCTGAGCAGATCGAGGACATAACTAAGCATATTGAG ACTAAGAACCACTGA
- the LOC130727963 gene encoding protein SCO1 homolog 1, mitochondrial produces MASIISHKTNQLRYATRVLCSHLLRHGRPTTTLSHHLHFSSHHPHLVGNQGFGNGVLVMCQRFLSSAAADSNQEKPASDNSSKDDSGQGKESGGEQDQKSDAGKSIRGSPISWLSFVLLVLTGAGVVFYYDREKKRHIEDINNASEAVKHGPSAGKAAIGGPFHLTNHHGKRVTEKDFLGKWTVMYFGFTHCPDICPDELQKLAVAVDKIKEKSGIEIVPVFISVDPERDTVEQVSEYVKEFHPKLIGLTGSSDEIKSVARAYRVYYMKTAEEDSDYLVDHSIVMYLMGPDMNYVKFFGKNNDADSLADGIVKEIKQYKN; encoded by the exons ATGGCGTCCATCATATCCCACAAGACCAACCAGCTTCGCTACGCTACTCGCGTTCTCTGCTCACATCTTCTTCGCCATGGCAGACCCACCACCACGCTTTCTCACCATCTCCACTTTTCATCTCATCACCCTCACCTG GTTGGGAATCAAGGTTTTGGTAATGGGGTTTTGGTGATGTGTCAGAGGTTTCTATCTAGTGCTGCTGCTGATTCTAATCAAGAAAAACCTGCATCAGATAACTCCTCAAAGGATGATTCTGGTCAAGGAAAAGAGTCTGGAGGAGAACAGGATCAGAAAAGTGATGCTGGGAAATCTATCCGCGGATCG CCTATTTCATGGTTGAGCTTTGTTTTGCTGGTTTTAACTGGAGCGGGAGTGGTATTTTACTATGACAGAGAAAAGAAACGACATATTGAAG ACATAAATAATGCTTCAGAGGCAGTGAAGCATGGACCTTCCGCGGGAAAAGCTGCAATTGGGGGTCCATTTCACCTTACCAACCATCATGGGAAGCGCGTTACTGAAAAGGACTTCTTGGGAAAGTGGACAGTGATGTATTTTGGATTTACTCACTGCCCAGATATCTGCCCTGATGAACTTCAGAAGTTAGCAGTTGCAGTTGATAAAATAA AGGAGAAATCTGGAATTGAAATTGTGCCAGTTTTTATCTCTGTTGATCCTGAGAGGGATACCGTTGAGCAAGTCAGTGAATACGTCAAAG aatttcatccaAAGTTAATTGGATTAACTGGTAGCTCAGATGAGATAAAGAGCGTAGCTCGTGCATATCGTGTTTATTACATGAAGACAGCAGAAGAGGACTCAGATTATCTTGTTGATCACTCCATAGTTAT GTACTTGATGGGGCCTGACATGAATTATGTAAAGTTTTTCGGCAAGAACAATGATGCTGACTCACTTGCTGATGGAATAGTTAAAGAGATAAAGCAGTATAAGAATTAA